In Bacillus sp. SB49, a single window of DNA contains:
- the accD gene encoding acetyl-CoA carboxylase, carboxyltransferase subunit beta, producing the protein MLRDIFSKKKRYASIPRQEAKQDVPEGLMQKCPNCQKIFYRKELNRNMNVCPHCDHHHRISAYERIEHLFDEGSFVEWDKHMISNNPLGFPEYEDKLEKDRKKSDLNEAVVTGKASVNGFHTAVAVMDSRFRMGSMGSVVGEKITNAIEQARKEKIPFVIFTASGGARMQEGVLSLMQMGKTSVALQRLHKDGGLFISVMTHPTTGGVSASFASLGDYNFAEPGALIGFAGRRIIEQTIREKLPEDFQTAEFLLEHGQLDKVVHRHDLRKTLTTVLDIHSAGGEES; encoded by the coding sequence TTGCTACGAGATATATTCAGCAAGAAAAAAAGATACGCATCCATTCCCAGACAGGAAGCAAAGCAGGATGTACCGGAAGGTCTGATGCAGAAATGTCCAAACTGCCAGAAGATCTTCTACAGAAAAGAACTGAATCGAAATATGAACGTTTGTCCACACTGTGACCATCATCACCGTATCAGTGCTTATGAAAGAATTGAGCATTTGTTTGATGAAGGAAGTTTTGTTGAATGGGACAAGCATATGATATCCAATAACCCTTTAGGGTTCCCTGAGTATGAAGATAAATTGGAAAAAGACCGCAAAAAATCCGATCTTAATGAAGCGGTAGTCACCGGTAAAGCATCCGTTAACGGTTTCCATACAGCTGTGGCGGTCATGGACTCCCGTTTCCGAATGGGAAGCATGGGTTCTGTCGTCGGTGAAAAGATAACGAATGCCATTGAGCAGGCACGGAAAGAAAAAATTCCTTTCGTCATATTTACGGCATCCGGTGGAGCTCGAATGCAGGAAGGCGTTTTAAGCCTGATGCAGATGGGGAAAACTTCAGTAGCCCTTCAGCGGCTTCATAAAGATGGAGGTTTATTCATATCCGTCATGACTCACCCGACTACTGGTGGTGTTTCTGCAAGTTTTGCCTCCCTCGGAGACTATAATTTTGCAGAACCGGGAGCCTTAATTGGTTTCGCCGGCAGAAGAATTATTGAGCAGACGATACGGGAAAAACTTCCGGAAGATTTCCAAACAGCAGAATTCCTGTTGGAACATGGCCAGTTGGATAAGGTCGTGCACCGTCACGATTTAAGGAAAACACTGACAACTGTGTTGGACATCCATTCTGCAGGAGGCGAAGAATCGTGA
- the citZ gene encoding citrate synthase: MSSSTKGLEGITATESSISSIIDDKLTYVGYDIDDLANNSSFEEVIYLLWNKKLPKQEELDAFKSELISNMDIPSEIVDHLKSYDLSTVHPMAALRTAVSMLGLFDPESDVMEEEANNRKALRLQARIPTVVTAFSRIRNGQEPVSPRKDLSFAGNFLYMLNAKEPEELEVTAFNKALVLHADHELNASTFTARVCVATLSDVYSGVTAAIGALKGPLHGGANERVMKMLTEIGSVENAIPAIEEKLANKEKIMGMGHRVYRSGDPRAKHLKEMSRELTELTGQSKYYDMSIKIEEYIKENKGLPANVDFYSASVYHSLGIDHDIFTPIFAVSRVSGWLAHILEQYSNNRLIRPRAEYTGPKGQTYTPIAER, from the coding sequence ATGTCATCATCAACCAAAGGTCTTGAAGGAATTACCGCAACGGAATCTTCCATCAGTTCCATCATCGATGATAAGTTGACATACGTCGGCTATGATATCGATGATTTAGCGAATAACTCCAGCTTTGAAGAAGTTATTTATCTTCTTTGGAACAAAAAGCTTCCGAAACAAGAAGAATTAGATGCATTTAAATCAGAACTGATCTCTAACATGGATATTCCATCCGAGATCGTTGACCATCTTAAATCGTATGATCTATCAACGGTTCATCCTATGGCAGCTCTTCGTACTGCTGTATCGATGCTTGGACTATTCGATCCTGAATCTGACGTCATGGAAGAGGAAGCGAACAATCGTAAAGCGCTCCGCCTCCAGGCAAGAATCCCTACAGTCGTGACCGCGTTCTCACGCATCCGTAACGGCCAGGAACCTGTCTCCCCTAGAAAAGACCTCAGTTTTGCAGGGAACTTTCTTTATATGCTGAACGCAAAAGAACCCGAGGAGTTGGAAGTTACCGCATTTAATAAAGCGTTGGTGCTTCATGCCGACCATGAATTGAACGCGTCCACTTTCACTGCACGAGTGTGTGTGGCTACTCTCTCTGATGTTTATTCAGGCGTAACAGCTGCCATTGGTGCACTTAAAGGTCCTCTTCACGGCGGAGCTAACGAGCGTGTCATGAAGATGCTTACAGAGATCGGCAGTGTTGAGAATGCCATTCCTGCCATTGAAGAGAAGCTTGCCAACAAAGAAAAGATCATGGGTATGGGACACCGCGTGTATCGCTCCGGAGACCCTCGTGCCAAACATTTGAAGGAAATGTCCCGGGAATTAACTGAATTGACCGGTCAATCCAAATACTATGACATGTCTATTAAAATTGAAGAATATATCAAGGAGAACAAAGGCCTGCCTGCAAACGTAGACTTTTACTCTGCATCTGTCTACCACAGCCTCGGTATCGATCATGATATCTTCACACCGATCTTTGCTGTAAGCCGTGTATCCGGATGGCTTGCACATATTTTGGAGCAATACTCCAACAACCGCTTGATCCGTCCTCGCGCGGAATATACCGGTCCTAAAGGACAAACG
- a CDS encoding NAD(P)-dependent malic enzyme, whose product MSNLRDEALHIHRVNKGKLETTSKVPVRNSKDLSLAYSPGVAEPCKEIYDHKETVYDYTMKGNMVAVVSDGSAVLGLGNIGAEASLPVMEGKAALFKSFAGVDAFPICLSTNDIDEIVQTVKLMEPTFGGVNLEDIAAPNCFIIEDRLKKETNIPIFHDDQHGTAIVTVAGLVNALKITGKKFSDIKVIANGAGAAGIAIIKLLYHFGVRDIIMCDSKGAVYEGREYGMNDVKDEIAKITNKDRMDGSLEEVMEDADVFIGVSVGGLLSKEMVSRMNDDAIIFAMANPDPEIMPEDAKEAGARVIGTGRSDFPNQVNNVLAFPGIFRGALDVRATRINEKMKIAAVEAIASLVSEDELSEDYVIPAPFDPRVAPAVAAAVAKAAMESGVARHHVDPEEVADKTRQLTLIDED is encoded by the coding sequence GTGTCAAATTTGCGAGATGAAGCACTGCATATACACCGTGTAAACAAAGGGAAGCTGGAAACCACTTCTAAAGTACCTGTAAGAAATTCCAAAGACTTAAGCCTGGCGTATTCTCCAGGGGTAGCAGAACCTTGTAAGGAAATTTACGACCATAAGGAAACAGTTTATGACTATACCATGAAGGGGAATATGGTGGCTGTCGTAAGTGACGGTTCAGCGGTGCTCGGATTGGGGAATATCGGGGCAGAAGCATCTCTTCCTGTCATGGAAGGGAAAGCTGCATTATTTAAAAGCTTCGCGGGAGTAGATGCGTTCCCTATATGTCTAAGTACGAACGATATTGATGAAATCGTGCAGACGGTTAAGCTTATGGAACCGACATTCGGAGGCGTCAACCTTGAAGATATAGCTGCTCCGAACTGTTTCATTATTGAAGATCGTCTTAAGAAAGAAACCAATATCCCGATTTTCCATGATGACCAGCACGGCACTGCCATCGTTACCGTTGCCGGACTGGTGAATGCTCTGAAAATCACCGGCAAGAAGTTCTCTGACATCAAGGTGATTGCTAATGGTGCAGGAGCCGCCGGAATAGCTATTATTAAACTGCTTTACCATTTCGGTGTGCGCGATATCATTATGTGTGATTCTAAAGGCGCGGTATATGAAGGCCGTGAGTACGGTATGAATGATGTGAAAGATGAAATTGCTAAGATTACGAATAAAGATCGTATGGACGGCAGTCTTGAAGAAGTGATGGAAGATGCCGATGTGTTTATTGGTGTATCTGTTGGCGGACTGTTGTCTAAAGAGATGGTCTCTCGTATGAATGATGATGCCATCATTTTTGCAATGGCGAACCCTGATCCGGAAATTATGCCGGAGGATGCCAAAGAAGCCGGGGCCCGTGTCATCGGGACTGGCCGTTCCGATTTCCCTAACCAGGTGAACAATGTGCTGGCCTTCCCGGGAATCTTCCGTGGAGCTTTGGATGTGCGAGCTACAAGAATTAACGAGAAGATGAAGATTGCCGCTGTGGAAGCCATTGCTTCCCTTGTCAGTGAAGATGAATTAAGTGAAGACTACGTCATCCCTGCCCCATTCGATCCGCGTGTTGCCCCGGCTGTTGCTGCAGCTGTTGCGAAGGCGGCAATGGAGTCCGGTGTAGCCCGTCATCACGTCGATCCTGAAGAGGTGGCAGACAAGACGAGACAACTCACCTTAATAGACGAAGATTGA
- a CDS encoding FxsA family protein, translating into MFRWLFLLIIIVPALEIGLFVWAGSYIGPWWIILLIISTGVVGAWLARKQGLETIRNVQTSMSRGQMPQDALLDGACILIGAAFLLTPGFITDAAGFGLLLPVTRGPIKHIIRGAIQKALQKGTVTIYRR; encoded by the coding sequence ATGTTTCGTTGGTTATTTCTATTAATAATAATTGTTCCTGCACTGGAAATCGGATTATTCGTTTGGGCAGGCAGCTATATCGGACCTTGGTGGATCATTCTGCTTATCATCTCTACAGGTGTCGTTGGGGCCTGGCTTGCAAGAAAGCAGGGCCTTGAAACGATCCGGAACGTCCAGACTTCCATGTCGAGAGGTCAGATGCCTCAGGATGCCTTGTTAGACGGGGCTTGTATTCTTATCGGCGCAGCTTTTTTGTTAACGCCCGGCTTTATTACGGATGCAGCAGGTTTCGGTCTACTGCTTCCCGTGACGAGAGGGCCGATCAAGCACATCATCCGAGGTGCGATTCAAAAAGCACTTCAAAAAGGTACCGTAACGATATACAGACGATAA
- the pfkA gene encoding 6-phosphofructokinase, whose protein sequence is MKRIGVLTSGGDAPGMNAAIRAVVRKAIYHEVEVYGIKYGYQGLIDGDIEKMELGSVGDIIQRGGTKLYSARCEEFKTEEGQLKGIEQLKKHGIEGLIAIGGDGTFMGAKKLTEKGYPCIGVPGTIDNDIPGTDFTIGFDTALNTIIDAIDKIRDTATSHERTYVIEVMGRDAGDLALWAGLADGAESILIPEVEDEFDDVIDRLKRGHERGKKHSIILLAEGVGSGMEFGKRIDEAADLETRVTVLGHTQRGGAPSAADRVLASRLGAYAVDLLLQGKAGRMVGIQKNQLVDHDIVDILGQKHVIDMDMYRLSKELSI, encoded by the coding sequence ATGAAGAGAATTGGAGTGCTTACCAGTGGAGGAGATGCTCCCGGTATGAACGCCGCGATCAGGGCGGTCGTAAGGAAAGCTATCTACCACGAAGTAGAAGTGTACGGCATCAAATACGGCTACCAGGGCCTGATTGATGGAGACATCGAGAAGATGGAACTCGGTTCGGTCGGAGACATCATCCAACGTGGTGGAACGAAACTGTACTCTGCCCGATGTGAAGAGTTTAAGACAGAAGAAGGCCAATTGAAAGGTATTGAGCAATTGAAGAAACATGGCATTGAGGGCTTGATAGCTATCGGTGGTGATGGTACCTTTATGGGGGCAAAAAAATTAACCGAAAAAGGATATCCTTGCATCGGTGTGCCTGGGACAATCGATAATGATATTCCGGGAACGGATTTTACTATTGGTTTTGACACGGCTCTGAATACGATTATCGACGCAATTGACAAAATTCGTGATACAGCGACTTCTCACGAGCGTACGTATGTAATCGAAGTCATGGGCCGTGACGCCGGAGATCTTGCCCTTTGGGCTGGTCTTGCCGACGGAGCGGAAAGTATTCTTATTCCCGAAGTGGAGGATGAATTCGATGATGTTATCGATCGTCTTAAGCGTGGACATGAGCGGGGCAAGAAACACTCCATCATTCTGCTGGCTGAAGGAGTAGGAAGCGGAATGGAGTTCGGTAAACGAATTGATGAAGCTGCCGATCTCGAGACCCGAGTGACCGTTCTTGGACATACGCAGCGTGGAGGAGCACCAAGTGCTGCCGACCGTGTTCTTGCCAGTCGTCTGGGGGCGTACGCTGTCGATCTGCTTCTTCAAGGAAAAGCAGGCCGCATGGTAGGTATTCAAAAGAACCAATTGGTCGATCATGATATCGTAGATATCTTAGGTCAAAAGCACGTTATCGACATGGATATGTACCGCCTTTCCAAAGAACTATCTATATAA
- the accA gene encoding acetyl-CoA carboxylase carboxyl transferase subunit alpha: MKHVLEFEKPVIELREKIAELKRLTENSEMDLTDEIDTLEQRLEKLECDVYDRMAPWDRVQMARHPERPTTTDYIDHLFTDFIELHGDRTYGDDAAIVGGIAKFDGTPVTVIGHQRGKDTKENIYRNFGMPHPEGYRKALRLMKQADKFHRPIITFIDTKGAYPGKAAEERGQSEAIARNLMEMAGFTVPIICVVIGEGGSGGALGLGIGDRIFMLENSTYSVISPEGASSILWKDSGLAQEAAESMKITSYDLKKLEVIDGVVPEVRGGAHRDIPAQAEQIKAVLKQELEELSRKSEEDLLEERFVKYKNIGDYTHLDL, translated from the coding sequence GTGAAGCACGTTTTAGAATTTGAAAAACCCGTTATTGAATTAAGAGAAAAAATCGCTGAACTGAAACGTCTTACGGAGAACAGCGAAATGGATCTGACCGATGAAATCGATACACTTGAACAGCGGCTGGAGAAGTTGGAATGCGACGTTTATGATCGCATGGCTCCCTGGGACCGTGTCCAAATGGCCCGTCATCCGGAGCGCCCGACGACGACAGATTATATAGATCATTTGTTTACAGACTTCATCGAGCTGCACGGGGATCGTACGTATGGAGACGATGCGGCCATCGTTGGTGGGATCGCCAAATTTGATGGGACACCCGTAACGGTAATCGGCCACCAGCGCGGGAAGGACACGAAAGAGAATATCTACCGCAACTTCGGAATGCCGCATCCGGAAGGCTACCGTAAAGCGCTTCGCTTAATGAAACAGGCGGATAAATTCCACCGTCCGATCATTACTTTCATTGATACAAAAGGTGCTTATCCCGGTAAAGCAGCGGAAGAGCGCGGTCAGAGCGAAGCCATTGCCAGGAACTTGATGGAAATGGCAGGTTTCACTGTCCCAATCATCTGTGTCGTCATCGGAGAAGGTGGAAGCGGTGGAGCACTTGGGCTTGGAATTGGTGACCGTATCTTCATGCTTGAGAACTCTACTTATTCCGTTATTTCTCCAGAAGGCGCTTCTTCTATTCTTTGGAAGGATTCGGGTCTCGCTCAGGAAGCAGCTGAATCCATGAAAATTACCTCCTATGATTTGAAGAAATTAGAAGTGATTGATGGTGTTGTTCCGGAAGTCAGGGGTGGAGCCCATCGTGACATTCCTGCACAAGCAGAGCAAATTAAAGCCGTCCTCAAGCAAGAGCTGGAGGAGCTATCCAGAAAATCGGAAGAAGATCTGCTGGAGGAAAGATTTGTGAAGTATAAAAATATTGGCGATTACACTCATCTTGATTTATAA
- the ytvI gene encoding sporulation integral membrane protein YtvI, whose amino-acid sequence MFSIRNQTFLLGFIRFIVVLLLASGFVYVTTFVWTYLYPFLFAVLLSIILRPFILLLQRRLRLPRAAAVLIVLALVGSLAASLVALVIAELIKGMQYIAAGLPEYFHLFSTYLTGKAVQLSKQIIGSFESLTGNLNMDQQLSLNTYLDTVQEKVTEGGLTVLNEILESLGVLLTSLPTSIAMVFITFLATFFLCKDWETIRTAVYTCTPPVLTAKAFAFRKEWHYTWTGLIKAQCTLVLISSVLTGIGLTIIGAPYVLPITIFTAFVDFIPYIGTGVVFLPWIIFQFFTGSYGMTIGLIIVYMVVIITRQVLEPKLLGDHFGVPPIILLAAMFTGFQLFGGYGIILSPLVLMIVQTLNKTGLTKEITAFIKGDRP is encoded by the coding sequence GTGTTTTCTATTCGAAATCAGACTTTTCTCCTTGGTTTTATCCGATTCATCGTCGTCCTTCTTCTTGCTTCCGGGTTTGTGTACGTGACAACTTTCGTCTGGACATACTTATACCCCTTCCTGTTTGCAGTCCTGCTGTCCATAATACTACGCCCGTTCATCCTTCTCCTTCAAAGGAGACTTAGATTACCACGTGCTGCAGCGGTTCTGATTGTACTTGCCCTTGTAGGAAGTTTAGCGGCAAGCCTTGTTGCCTTGGTCATCGCCGAATTGATTAAAGGGATGCAGTACATCGCAGCCGGATTGCCGGAGTATTTCCATTTATTCTCTACTTATCTGACAGGCAAAGCCGTTCAATTATCCAAACAAATCATCGGTTCCTTCGAATCCCTTACCGGAAATTTGAATATGGATCAGCAGTTGAGTTTGAATACCTACTTGGATACCGTTCAGGAAAAGGTTACAGAGGGAGGGTTGACGGTCCTTAATGAGATTTTGGAAAGCCTGGGCGTATTATTAACAAGTCTCCCCACCTCTATCGCCATGGTCTTTATTACGTTTCTGGCAACTTTCTTCTTATGTAAAGATTGGGAAACCATCAGAACAGCTGTCTATACATGTACCCCCCCGGTACTCACCGCCAAGGCCTTTGCTTTTCGTAAAGAGTGGCACTATACTTGGACCGGGCTGATCAAAGCTCAATGTACACTTGTCCTAATATCGTCTGTTCTCACAGGTATTGGACTAACCATCATCGGTGCTCCCTATGTTTTACCGATTACAATCTTCACTGCTTTTGTAGACTTCATTCCTTACATTGGTACAGGTGTCGTTTTTCTCCCTTGGATCATCTTTCAGTTCTTCACAGGTTCCTATGGAATGACCATCGGTTTGATCATTGTCTACATGGTGGTCATTATTACAAGACAGGTACTTGAGCCGAAGCTCCTCGGCGATCACTTCGGCGTGCCTCCAATAATTTTATTAGCTGCGATGTTCACAGGTTTCCAACTCTTTGGAGGGTATGGAATCATATTGAGTCCGCTGGTTCTAATGATCGTACAGACCTTGAATAAAACAGGACTGACTAAGGAAATAACCGCATTCATTAAAGGAGATAGACCTTGA
- the pyk gene encoding pyruvate kinase, whose translation MFRKTKIVSTIGPASESVEKLTQLMEAGMNVARLNFSHGDFDEHGARIINIREASKATGKTVAILLDTKGPEIRTRTLKDGEAYLEKGATVYVTMEDIEGDAERFSVTYTGLINDVHPGSKILLDDGLVELEVEEIDKENNEIKTTVLNNGLLKNKKGVNVPNVSVNLPGITEKDANDIEFGIQQGVDFIAASFVRRASDVLEIRELLEKHDASHIQIIPKIENQEGVDNIDDILEVSDGLMVARGDLGVEIPAEDVPLVQKQLIRKCNEAGKPVITATQMLDSMQRNPRPTRAEASDVANAIFDGTDAIMLSGETAAGDYPVEAVQTMHNIASKTETALNHFQLLQERSKHSDMTITDAISQSVTHTAINLDAAAIVTPTESGHTARMISKYRPKAPIVAITSDEKVHRKLSLVWGVYGVMGSRAYSTDEMLDVAVENSLASGLASRGDRVVITGGVPVGESGTTNLMKVHVIGDVLVKGQGVGQKSAYGRAVVANNAKEALDRVEDGDILVTHGTDKDMMPAIEKAAGIVTLEGGLTSHAAVVGLSLGIPVIVGVQDALNIIKDGSDITIDSSRGDIYEGHASVL comes from the coding sequence ATGTTTAGAAAAACCAAAATCGTTAGTACGATCGGTCCTGCATCGGAATCAGTAGAGAAATTAACTCAGCTTATGGAAGCAGGTATGAACGTCGCCCGTCTGAATTTTTCACACGGTGACTTTGATGAGCACGGAGCACGAATCATCAACATCCGTGAAGCTTCCAAAGCTACAGGCAAAACAGTAGCGATCCTATTGGATACGAAAGGTCCTGAAATTCGTACCCGTACGCTTAAAGATGGCGAAGCATACCTTGAGAAAGGTGCGACGGTCTACGTGACGATGGAGGATATTGAGGGCGATGCAGAGCGCTTTTCCGTCACTTATACAGGCTTGATCAACGATGTTCACCCTGGTTCCAAAATCCTTTTGGATGATGGACTGGTAGAACTAGAGGTAGAAGAAATAGATAAAGAAAACAATGAAATTAAGACGACTGTCCTTAACAACGGGCTTCTTAAAAATAAAAAAGGCGTAAACGTTCCGAATGTCAGCGTGAATCTTCCAGGAATTACAGAAAAAGATGCTAATGACATCGAATTTGGAATTCAGCAGGGTGTAGATTTTATTGCGGCATCCTTCGTGCGTCGTGCTTCCGACGTACTGGAAATCAGAGAGCTTCTTGAAAAGCACGATGCTTCTCATATTCAAATCATTCCTAAGATCGAAAACCAGGAAGGTGTTGACAACATCGACGATATTCTTGAAGTCAGTGACGGTCTGATGGTTGCGCGTGGAGATTTAGGTGTGGAAATTCCAGCCGAAGATGTTCCACTTGTACAGAAACAGCTGATTCGTAAGTGTAATGAAGCAGGTAAACCAGTCATTACAGCTACTCAAATGCTTGACTCTATGCAGCGTAACCCTCGCCCGACACGTGCAGAAGCTTCTGACGTAGCTAACGCCATTTTCGATGGTACGGATGCAATCATGCTTTCTGGCGAAACAGCTGCCGGTGACTACCCTGTAGAAGCTGTGCAGACGATGCACAATATCGCAAGCAAAACGGAAACGGCGCTTAACCATTTCCAACTGCTTCAAGAGCGTTCCAAGCACAGTGACATGACGATCACGGATGCGATCAGTCAGTCGGTTACACACACAGCCATTAATTTGGATGCAGCTGCAATCGTCACACCGACGGAGAGTGGCCATACTGCTCGTATGATTTCTAAATACCGTCCGAAAGCACCGATTGTAGCCATTACTTCTGATGAAAAAGTACACCGTAAGCTATCTCTTGTCTGGGGCGTGTATGGCGTCATGGGATCCCGTGCTTATTCCACAGACGAAATGCTTGATGTAGCTGTTGAAAACAGCCTGGCCTCCGGTCTTGCATCTCGCGGAGATCGCGTTGTCATCACCGGCGGTGTGCCTGTTGGTGAAAGTGGTACGACGAACTTGATGAAGGTTCATGTTATCGGTGACGTTCTCGTCAAAGGGCAGGGTGTAGGACAGAAAAGTGCCTATGGCCGTGCTGTCGTAGCCAACAATGCCAAAGAAGCTTTGGATCGTGTAGAAGACGGCGATATCCTCGTTACTCATGGTACAGATAAAGATATGATGCCTGCTATAGAAAAAGCAGCAGGAATCGTTACCCTTGAAGGTGGTTTGACTTCCCATGCAGCGGTTGTCGGCTTGAGCTTGGGCATTCCTGTCATCGTTGGTGTTCAAGACGCATTGAACATCATCAAAGATGGCTCTGATATTACAATTGACAGTTCCCGCGGGGACATTTACGAAGGACATGCAAGCGTCCTGTAA
- a CDS encoding FadR/GntR family transcriptional regulator: protein MTRVQHGKVYEGVLHQLRTYIEEHKLGPGDKLPSERELSEQLHVGRSSIREAFRAMELLGLIETRRGEGTFMRAYRPYHMVELLSNFLLNETRTKDELVTAKQMLEKEVLCLVKDRLTHIHYAEMEEILNIQSLETRHQALFLYLFERCEHPLLLSMWQFISGFTRTVHDLHFKEDWYLALLKALRSKDTLEILKLFR, encoded by the coding sequence GTGACCCGAGTGCAGCATGGAAAAGTCTACGAAGGTGTCCTTCATCAGTTGAGAACCTACATCGAAGAGCATAAACTGGGCCCCGGAGATAAGTTGCCGTCTGAACGGGAGTTAAGCGAACAACTCCATGTAGGAAGGTCTTCGATCAGAGAAGCTTTCCGGGCGATGGAGCTCCTTGGGTTGATTGAAACCAGACGCGGCGAAGGCACGTTCATGAGAGCTTATCGTCCTTATCATATGGTAGAGCTATTATCCAATTTTTTACTCAATGAGACGAGAACGAAAGATGAACTCGTTACAGCGAAGCAGATGCTGGAGAAAGAAGTGTTATGTCTCGTGAAGGACAGGCTTACACATATTCATTATGCTGAGATGGAAGAAATTTTGAACATACAATCCCTGGAAACCCGCCATCAAGCTCTGTTCCTTTATTTGTTTGAAAGGTGTGAACATCCGCTGCTGCTTTCCATGTGGCAATTCATTTCCGGATTCACCCGAACGGTCCATGACCTGCATTTCAAGGAAGATTGGTACCTGGCCCTGCTTAAGGCTCTCCGGAGTAAAGACACCTTAGAAATTCTTAAGTTATTCAGGTAA